A region of the Myxococcus stipitatus DSM 14675 genome:
CGGTGACGGAGCGCCTGCACCTGGAGCCCGGCGTGGGCGCGGGCCTGGTGCTCCAGGTCTTCCGACTCGAGGACGCCTGGGTCTCGGACGCGACAGGGACCCAGGTGTCTCCCGCGGGCTGGGCTCGGATGAAGCTCCGGTGGCGGTTCTCCGAGCGATTCGCGGCGGAGGCCCGCGCGGGCCTGGGGCTGGTGCGGCCCGTGTCCCATGTGCGCGAGGGCGAGACCTTGGGGGCTCGGGGCAGGGTGCGGGTGGAAACCGGAGCGCAGCTTTCCTGGGGACCGTAACCTTGGGAGGAAAGTTCCTCCGTCCTCATTCGTAGCTGCTCAGGTGCTGGATGTCGCGCGCTCTCCACCCCAAGGCTCCGCCCACCGTGCCCGCCCGGCCCGTGTCATTCGACGCGCTCTACGAGGAGCATGCGGAGGACGTCTATGTCTGGGCCATGCGCTATGCGGCCGGTCGTTCGGGCTGGGCCGAAGACATCACCCATGACGTCTTCCTCAAGGTCTGGGAGCACCAGGCCTGGCTGCGCGAGGAGGACGTGCGGGGCTGGCTCTTTCGCGTCACGCAGAACGTGGCGTTCTCCGCCCTGCGGCGCGAGAAGACGTTTCGACAGCGCATCGCCGACCTCTTGTTCCCGTCGCAGCCCACACAGACGGAGTCCACGCCGGAGAAGGACCTGGTGCGACGCGAGGCGGTGCGCAGTGCCACGGCGGCGTTGGACCGCTTGCCAGGGCAGGAGCGGGTGGTGATGGCCCTGAAGATTCTCGATGACCTGAGCCAGCGCGAGATTGCCCAGCTCCTCTCGCTGTCGGAAGGCTACGTGTCGAAGCTGATCAGCCGCGCCCATGGTCGGCTGACCGCTTGGGGATGGGAGGTGGAAGATGGAACCCCGTGACTTCCGCGCGGAGCTCCGGCGCGAGGACTCGCTCCGCCGTGAGCAAGGAATGCCTGTCGGTGTCCGGGCCCGGCTGGGCACGCGCCTGCGGGAGGCTCGTGAGCCGAGGCCCGCCGTCGCATGGCACCGGCGTCCGGTGTTCTGGGGGCTCGCCACGGCGGTGATGGTGGCGGTGGTGGCGCTCGGGGTGTTCTTCCCGCGGGCGCCTGGTTCACGCTCCTTGGGGGGACTCGAGGTGGCGCGGGCCAGCGCCGACCTGTCGGCCCGGGAGGAGGTCGAGGGGGTGGAGATTCAAGGCGGCGAGGCGGCCCTGGTGGACGTGGCCCGAGGCATCACCCTCCGGAACGAAGGGCCGCTCGTGGTGCGCCGGGAGCCTTCCGGGGTGCGGCTGGTCCGAGGGCGCGCGGAGTTCTCGGTGACGCACCGCCAGGTGGACGATCCACCCGCCGTGGTCCTCGTGTCGGGCGGCGCCATTGAAATCATGGGCACCCGCTTCACGGTGGAGGAGCGGGGCACGGGCGGGACGGTGAC
Encoded here:
- a CDS encoding FecR domain-containing protein, coding for MEPRDFRAELRREDSLRREQGMPVGVRARLGTRLREAREPRPAVAWHRRPVFWGLATAVMVAVVALGVFFPRAPGSRSLGGLEVARASADLSAREEVEGVEIQGGEAALVDVARGITLRNEGPLVVRREPSGVRLVRGRAEFSVTHRQVDDPPAVVLVSGGAIEIMGTRFTVEERGTGGTVTLHEGAIAFRRLDGEVIHVKVGQTLEWPVEVPAPEPAPAPPAPEQPQPLARPEPKVAVPRAPAMRVRPSSVEEVLRELEVLRGRREFEQAARYLEESMRKQPVATQERLSFELGSLLTYQLVDSRRACAHWDLHARQFRRGLYAEAVRRARETLSCERREGGR
- a CDS encoding RNA polymerase sigma factor; the encoded protein is MSRALHPKAPPTVPARPVSFDALYEEHAEDVYVWAMRYAAGRSGWAEDITHDVFLKVWEHQAWLREEDVRGWLFRVTQNVAFSALRREKTFRQRIADLLFPSQPTQTESTPEKDLVRREAVRSATAALDRLPGQERVVMALKILDDLSQREIAQLLSLSEGYVSKLISRAHGRLTAWGWEVEDGTP